From a single Rutidosis leptorrhynchoides isolate AG116_Rl617_1_P2 chromosome 5, CSIRO_AGI_Rlap_v1, whole genome shotgun sequence genomic region:
- the LOC139848713 gene encoding secreted RxLR effector protein 161-like — protein sequence MNGTPYASAIGSIMYAMLCTRPDVSYALSMTSRYQQNPGESHWMAVKNILKYLRRTKDMFLIYGGVEEDLTVKCYTDASFQTDRDDSRSQSGYVFILNGGAITWKSSKQKVVAQSTTEAEYIAASEVAQEAAWMKKFIADLGVMPSIEDPIEIFCDNNGAIAQEKEPRSHHSTKHILRRFHYIRHIVGNGDVCIRKVHTYQNLADPFTMALAQSKHEGHARCIGLRNVNDWNDL from the coding sequence ATGAATGGAACTCCATATGCTTCTGCAattggatccattatgtatgccatgttatgcacAAGACCAGACGTATCGTATGCTTTGAGCATGACGAGTAGATACCAACAAAATCCAGGTGAAAGCCACTGGATGGCTGTCAAGAACATCCTAAAGTACTTGAGaaggactaaagatatgttcttgatttaCGGTGGTGTAGAAGAAGATCTTACTGTAAAGTGTTACACAGATGCTAGCTTCCAAACTGATAGAGATGATTCACGATCACAATCTGGATATGTCTTTATCTTGAATGGAGGAGCTATAACTTGGAAAAGTTCTAAGCAGAAAGTAGTTGCACAATCTACTAcagaagctgaatacattgctgcatcAGAGGTAGCACAAGAGGCTGCGTGGATGAAAAAGTTCATTGCTGATTTAGGGGTGATGCCAAGCATAGAAGACCCCATAGAAatattttgcgacaacaatggtgCTATTGCTCAAGAAAAAGAACCTAGATCGCATCACAGCACCAAACATATCCTTAGGAGATTCCACTATATACGTCACATAGTGGGAAACGGAGATgtttgtattcgcaaagttcacacatatCAAAACCTTGCTGATCCTTTTACAATGGCTTTGGCACAATCAAAACACGAGGGTCATGCTCGGTGCATAGGGCTTCGTAATGTTAATGATTGGAatgatttgtaa